The genomic segment AGCCGGTGGGTCGGCAAAAGGCGTCCAGGCCGACGTGTCGGACACTTCTGTGGCGGACCGGGTCGTGGCCGGGGTTTTGGCAGAACACGGCCGACTTGATATTCTGGTGAACAACGCCGGCGTCATCCGCGACAAGCTGTTCCTCAAGATGGAAGCCGACGACTGGAACGCCGTGATCAACACCAACTTGAACGGGACGTTCGCGTTCTGCAAGGCGGTGGCCCAACAGATGGCGTTCAAGCAGCGGTCGGGGCGGATCGTCAACCTGTCGAGCATTGCCGCCGAGCACGTGAACAAGGGACAGGCCAACTACGCCGCCAGCAAGGGTGCGGTCAACAGCTTCACCCGCGTTCTGGCTGCGGAACTCGCCGCCCGAAACGTGCTGGTGAACGCCGTTGCCCCCGGCTTCATCGCCACCGATATGAGCCAGGCGGTCCGTAACATGGCGGGCGAAGACAACCTCAAGAAGCTGATCCCGGTCAAGCGGCTCGGCACGCCCGACGATATTGCCAACGTGGTGGTGTTCCTCTGTAGCCCGGCGGCCGCGTACGTTACCGGTCAGGTCATCACCGTGGACGGCGGCCTCAGCCTCGGAGCCATTTCCGGCTGACCGGCCGGCGGGAGAAGTGAAACATGACGCACGAAGACATCTTCGCGAAGGTCCGCACGACGCTCATGGACGCCCTGAGCGTGGACGAAGAGCAAGTCACCCCGACCGCGCGGCTCAAGGCCGACCTCGGCGCCGAGTCGATTGACTTCCTCGACATCGTCTTCCGGCTCGAAAAACAGTTC from the Frigoriglobus tundricola genome contains:
- a CDS encoding 3-oxoacyl-ACP reductase family protein, whose amino-acid sequence is MLLKDQVALVTGGSRGIGRGIVLALAREGAKVTFVFHSNQDAAKKLEDEVAAAGGSAKGVQADVSDTSVADRVVAGVLAEHGRLDILVNNAGVIRDKLFLKMEADDWNAVINTNLNGTFAFCKAVAQQMAFKQRSGRIVNLSSIAAEHVNKGQANYAASKGAVNSFTRVLAAELAARNVLVNAVAPGFIATDMSQAVRNMAGEDNLKKLIPVKRLGTPDDIANVVVFLCSPAAAYVTGQVITVDGGLSLGAISG